A window of Jannaschia sp. M317 contains these coding sequences:
- a CDS encoding site-specific integrase encodes MTQGGNMRVDFPGLTEERLPSGNKRWRVRVEGARARKITLPFGPEHPDFDSHYRAARAGERLSVPQDTGPDRGTLGWLATAYLKHLGAMVEAKDASSLTLKERVSLTTFLLGQQSEQPKSRGKEYRGLPAVMPAAELHALKDRMAATPGKARNVWKLLIALYDFGVDRGYCSINPARAVPRPTYRSAGGATPWTVEDLDAYRERHPPGTMAHLALTLFMFTACRIGDAYRLGRQHETRHAGQLWLDWQPAKKGSRRVTIPVLAPLGRAIRAQTIVGPTYLLTEAGKPFASPEALRNWFKKRCREAGLEDRSSHGIRKAAGHILALNGATQYEIMSVHGHANASTSQVYTESVERMRLGEMAASRLAAMDW; translated from the coding sequence ATGACACAGGGTGGTAACATGCGCGTGGATTTCCCCGGTCTGACGGAGGAACGGCTACCATCCGGGAACAAGCGCTGGCGCGTTCGGGTCGAGGGCGCGCGGGCGCGGAAAATCACCTTGCCGTTCGGCCCGGAGCATCCCGATTTCGACAGCCACTATCGTGCCGCCCGCGCCGGGGAACGGCTGTCGGTCCCGCAGGACACCGGGCCAGATCGCGGGACGCTAGGCTGGCTCGCGACCGCCTACCTCAAGCACCTGGGCGCGATGGTCGAGGCCAAGGACGCCTCCTCCCTGACGCTAAAGGAACGGGTCAGTCTGACAACGTTCCTGCTTGGCCAGCAGAGCGAACAGCCCAAGTCGCGCGGCAAGGAATATCGCGGCCTGCCCGCCGTGATGCCCGCCGCCGAGCTTCACGCCCTCAAGGACCGGATGGCCGCGACGCCAGGCAAGGCCCGCAACGTCTGGAAGCTGCTTATCGCGCTCTACGACTTCGGGGTGGATCGGGGCTATTGCTCGATCAATCCTGCCCGCGCCGTGCCTCGCCCGACTTACCGCAGCGCCGGGGGCGCAACGCCGTGGACCGTCGAGGATCTGGATGCCTACCGCGAACGGCACCCGCCCGGAACGATGGCCCACCTCGCCCTGACGTTGTTCATGTTCACAGCCTGCCGGATCGGGGATGCCTACCGTCTGGGCCGACAGCACGAAACACGGCACGCGGGGCAGCTCTGGCTTGACTGGCAACCGGCGAAGAAGGGTTCGCGCCGGGTCACGATCCCCGTCCTTGCCCCGCTGGGGCGCGCCATCCGGGCGCAGACCATCGTTGGCCCCACCTACCTGCTGACGGAAGCGGGGAAGCCCTTCGCCAGCCCGGAGGCGCTGCGGAACTGGTTCAAGAAGCGATGCCGCGAAGCAGGCCTGGAGGATCGCTCATCGCACGGCATCCGCAAGGCGGCGGGTCACATTCTCGCGCTGAACGGGGCCACGCAATACGAGATCATGTCCGTGCACGGCCACGCCAACGCCTCGACCTCTCAGGTCTACACGGAGTCCGTGGAACGGATGCGATTGGGCGAGATGGCGGCGAGCCGTCTGGCCGCTATGGATTGGTAA
- a CDS encoding DNA-binding protein has protein sequence MTAARPSIAFPPRLLPAPQAAAYIGVSESKLRTLKIPRRVLDGKRLYDGLALDAFADDLAIEGQADDTGW, from the coding sequence ATGACCGCCGCGCGGCCATCAATTGCCTTTCCCCCTCGCCTCCTGCCCGCGCCGCAGGCGGCGGCATACATCGGCGTGTCGGAAAGCAAGCTGCGCACCCTAAAAATCCCACGCCGCGTCCTCGACGGCAAACGGCTCTATGACGGGCTTGCCCTTGACGCCTTCGCCGATGACCTCGCAATAGAAGGGCAGGCCGATGACACAGGGTGGTAA
- a CDS encoding acyl carrier protein translates to MTAQIVIIADRVRNIVADVTSQPHDRVIETAHLVRDLELDSLDMVELAMALEEAFGIDLEDANLESVPTVGALIAVIEART, encoded by the coding sequence ATGACCGCACAGATCGTCATCATCGCCGACCGCGTCCGCAACATCGTCGCCGATGTCACCTCCCAACCGCACGACCGCGTCATCGAAACGGCCCATCTGGTCCGCGACCTCGAACTGGACAGCCTCGACATGGTCGAACTGGCAATGGCGCTGGAGGAAGCTTTCGGCATCGACCTCGAGGATGCGAACCTCGAATCCGTCCCGACCGTCGGCGCGCTGATCGCCGTGATCGAGGCCCGGACATGA
- a CDS encoding helix-turn-helix transcriptional regulator has translation MNDIHTRLRVARETAGYETAADAARRLGMKVPTYTGHENGSRGIKADTIRSYARAFKVDEQWLLFGKGRGPGAVRGSTADGFSEPALVPFEIRETSNRPAFLASALEITEKGKTLFLLNRSYPELHLLVGDILVVNLNPSHTTDTLAIINYADPNTGEAETVVQRLLQGRPIPALDPGQQPTVRGQGVTMGLIEGVIRSF, from the coding sequence ATGAACGATATCCACACCCGCTTGCGCGTCGCCCGCGAAACCGCTGGCTATGAAACCGCCGCCGATGCAGCCCGCCGCCTCGGCATGAAGGTGCCAACATATACCGGCCACGAAAACGGCTCCCGGGGCATCAAGGCCGACACCATCCGAAGCTACGCCAGGGCGTTCAAGGTTGACGAACAATGGCTTCTGTTCGGCAAAGGGCGCGGCCCTGGAGCGGTGCGTGGCTCAACGGCCGATGGGTTCTCGGAGCCTGCGCTCGTTCCGTTTGAGATTCGGGAAACCTCGAACCGACCCGCCTTCCTGGCCTCCGCGCTTGAGATAACAGAAAAAGGGAAAACTCTCTTTTTGCTGAACCGATCTTACCCTGAGCTACATCTGCTAGTCGGCGACATTCTCGTCGTGAATCTCAATCCGAGCCACACGACTGACACCCTCGCAATCATCAATTACGCGGATCCAAACACCGGTGAAGCTGAGACCGTAGTGCAACGGCTGCTGCAAGGTCGACCCATTCCGGCACTGGACCCCGGACAACAGCCCACCGTTCGCGGGCAGGGGGTTACCATGGGGTTAATTGAGGGCGTAATCCGCAGCTTCTGA
- a CDS encoding exonuclease domain-containing protein has product MAKSATSDCPSCGNTISRKAFNCPSCGHPLRKAKRGLFGKLFKSLLILFNILMVLFFILWLGVATDGVNQMSDAKAAGTATGTGTVVSSILVLLVLGNVILGLPTLLTRPRKKDDKGRRACPRAFAGGNDAPTSGGAGELPPRSRADATPNQDLTMQQFNQMSFRFIAVDVETANEDPASICQIGLAGVPERGEIIQTGTLINPRADFDPYNTNIHGITAQHVRKAPTFDRALEHLRGVLERHTLIQHSHFDERAIGAACDANRMPRLLTTWRDSVKIARGAWPELREDGGHGLANLKAKLDLGGRHHDAEDDALAAAQVVLLAEQHTGKNFEDILTARKQAARDWAKPISMDGNPVGPLHGLTACFTGQISLTRRDAAKIAADAGIEIKAGVSKKVHILVVGDQDLTLLAGHEKSSKHRKAEDLIAEGHDIRIVGETEFLALVGKT; this is encoded by the coding sequence ATGGCAAAATCCGCGACCAGCGACTGCCCGAGCTGCGGCAACACCATCTCGCGCAAGGCGTTCAACTGCCCGAGCTGTGGGCACCCTTTGAGGAAGGCGAAACGCGGCCTCTTCGGAAAGCTGTTCAAGTCGCTGCTGATACTCTTCAACATCCTGATGGTGCTCTTCTTCATTCTCTGGCTCGGAGTGGCCACGGACGGCGTCAACCAGATGTCGGATGCCAAGGCGGCGGGCACGGCGACCGGCACCGGAACTGTCGTCTCGTCCATTTTGGTGCTCTTGGTTCTGGGCAACGTCATCCTCGGGCTGCCCACCCTGCTGACCCGACCACGGAAGAAGGATGATAAGGGGCGACGGGCATGCCCCCGTGCCTTCGCTGGCGGGAACGATGCCCCTACGAGTGGCGGCGCGGGCGAGCTGCCCCCCCGATCCCGCGCCGACGCCACACCGAACCAGGATTTGACGATGCAGCAGTTCAACCAGATGAGTTTTCGATTCATCGCCGTCGACGTCGAAACGGCGAACGAAGACCCTGCCTCGATCTGCCAGATCGGACTTGCTGGCGTGCCAGAGCGGGGAGAAATCATCCAGACCGGGACGTTGATCAATCCGCGCGCCGACTTCGATCCCTACAACACCAACATCCACGGCATCACCGCGCAACATGTCCGAAAGGCCCCGACATTCGACCGCGCGCTCGAACACCTGCGCGGCGTGTTGGAACGACATACGCTTATCCAGCACAGCCATTTCGACGAACGCGCCATCGGCGCCGCTTGCGACGCGAACCGGATGCCCCGCCTCCTCACGACGTGGCGTGACAGCGTGAAAATCGCGCGCGGCGCATGGCCGGAACTGCGCGAGGACGGCGGACACGGGCTGGCCAACCTCAAGGCAAAGCTGGACCTGGGTGGCCGTCACCACGATGCAGAGGATGACGCCCTTGCCGCAGCGCAGGTGGTCCTGCTGGCGGAACAGCACACCGGGAAAAACTTCGAAGACATTCTCACAGCCCGAAAGCAGGCGGCGCGGGACTGGGCGAAACCCATTTCGATGGACGGCAATCCCGTCGGGCCGCTGCATGGACTGACGGCCTGCTTCACGGGTCAGATTTCGCTGACGCGCCGGGACGCGGCGAAGATCGCGGCTGATGCGGGGATAGAGATCAAGGCCGGAGTTTCGAAGAAAGTACACATCCTCGTCGTCGGCGATCAGGACCTGACCCTTCTCGCGGGCCATGAAAAGAGCAGCAAGCACCGCAAGGCCGAAGACCTGATCGCGGAGGGCCACGACATTCGGATCGTCGGAGAGACGGAATTCCTCGCGCTGGTCGGCAAAACGTGA
- a CDS encoding BrnA antitoxin family protein — MTNKWPQFITRDLGDSDADRAEMDRRWRAYDRDMRALIAKGGLHQDDDGWWVETATGTLVGPDPDIERPLSDTDLARLRPMEQVAPELATRARGRPKSDNPKQPVTIRLDADLVETLRATGKGWQSRVNDMLRTAMDL, encoded by the coding sequence ATGACGAACAAATGGCCCCAGTTCATCACCCGCGACCTTGGCGACAGTGACGCCGACCGCGCCGAAATGGACCGCCGGTGGCGCGCGTACGACCGCGACATGCGCGCCTTGATCGCCAAGGGCGGCCTGCACCAGGACGATGACGGATGGTGGGTCGAAACCGCCACCGGAACGCTGGTCGGCCCGGATCCGGACATCGAACGTCCGCTCAGCGATACCGACTTGGCCCGGCTGCGCCCGATGGAACAGGTGGCACCCGAACTGGCGACACGCGCCAGGGGTCGGCCAAAGTCGGACAACCCGAAACAGCCTGTGACGATCCGGCTCGACGCCGATCTGGTGGAAACGCTGCGGGCGACCGGCAAAGGCTGGCAATCCCGCGTGAACGACATGCTGCGCACCGCCATGGATCTGTGA
- a CDS encoding BrnT family toxin → MEKMITWDEPKRQANIAKHGLDFADLTPAFFADADVLPAHTNRLMAVGTFQGRRVIVVVFRPLGQEALSVVSMRPANFKER, encoded by the coding sequence ATGGAAAAGATGATCACATGGGACGAACCGAAACGGCAGGCGAACATCGCCAAGCACGGCCTCGACTTTGCCGATCTGACCCCGGCCTTCTTTGCCGATGCCGACGTCCTGCCCGCCCATACGAACCGCCTGATGGCCGTAGGCACGTTTCAGGGACGCCGCGTGATCGTCGTCGTGTTCCGCCCGCTGGGGCAAGAGGCGCTCTCGGTCGTTTCCATGCGCCCCGCAAACTTCAAGGAAAGGTAG
- a CDS encoding HNH endonuclease, with translation MARLKTIKPRLARVPARLARPATEQERLKARNATRPNWYSTARWQRLRRLALDRDNWVCRQTGALLIGTYPAPNSPTVDHIRPHRWDPELFWDLGNLQSVTKAWHDAEKQRIEARGDW, from the coding sequence ATGGCGCGGTTGAAGACGATCAAGCCGCGTCTCGCACGGGTGCCGGCGCGGTTGGCCCGGCCTGCCACGGAGCAGGAACGGCTGAAGGCGCGCAATGCCACGCGACCGAATTGGTACTCGACCGCGCGCTGGCAAAGGCTGCGCCGGTTGGCTTTGGATCGGGACAATTGGGTGTGCCGCCAGACGGGTGCCCTGCTGATCGGGACGTATCCCGCGCCGAACAGCCCGACAGTCGACCACATCCGGCCACACCGCTGGGATCCCGAGCTGTTCTGGGATCTTGGCAACCTGCAGTCGGTGACGAAGGCGTGGCACGACGCCGAAAAGCAGCGGATCGAAGCACGCGGCGATTGGTGA
- a CDS encoding terminase large subunit has translation MTAHSRNWSTACPDWEARIMAGRPPIPDLPLHDLAAERALKIFKRLRVPDLIGTPTYGEVCEAWVFDFVRAVFGAYDPETKRRMIREYFLMIPKKNGKSAISAAIILVAAILNERPEAELILIAETQAIAGISFKQCRGIIALDEGLRAIFHVTDHRKMITHLTTGAIIRILSADGDIVTGSKAAYILVDETHVLAHKPKAGDLYIELTGGLASNPEGFFLEITTQSKVEPHGEFKRRLTRYREVRDGTLSLPILPVMYEFPRPMQKAEDWRNPETWGLVNPNLERSVSLDYLRDKMVEAERDGPDKLATFASQHLNVEIGLGLHSERWVAADYWESCGGLTYDLDGLMARSDVCVVGGDLGGADDLASLVVMGRDRKTRDRLVWGCAWVHPDVLKNRQEIAPRLLDLAEVGDLIIDADVDKHVADMAKICMRIEAARLFPAQEAIGLDDWGVAALLDRLDLEGMPEGRVGAVGQGFKLNGAIKGIERRTLNRTLRHADQPMMKWCMGNAKAIARGNNVMITKERAGVSKIDPLIAMFNAAILMDKNPVAEAVGTIDEYFAALAAS, from the coding sequence ATGACTGCCCATAGCCGCAACTGGTCGACCGCCTGCCCGGATTGGGAAGCGCGGATCATGGCCGGACGTCCGCCGATACCCGACCTGCCGCTGCATGATCTGGCGGCGGAGCGGGCGCTCAAGATCTTCAAGCGGTTGCGGGTTCCGGATCTGATCGGAACGCCGACTTACGGAGAGGTCTGCGAGGCGTGGGTTTTCGACTTTGTGCGCGCCGTATTCGGAGCCTACGACCCTGAGACGAAACGGAGGATGATCCGGGAATACTTCCTGATGATCCCCAAAAAGAACGGCAAGTCGGCTATCTCGGCGGCCATCATCCTGGTGGCCGCGATCCTGAACGAACGTCCGGAGGCGGAGCTGATCCTGATCGCGGAAACGCAGGCGATTGCCGGGATCAGCTTCAAGCAGTGTCGGGGGATAATCGCGCTGGACGAAGGTCTACGGGCCATTTTTCATGTCACCGATCATCGCAAGATGATCACCCACCTGACCACGGGTGCCATCATCCGCATCCTGTCGGCGGATGGCGATATCGTGACCGGGTCCAAGGCGGCGTATATCCTGGTCGACGAAACCCATGTGCTGGCGCACAAGCCGAAGGCCGGGGATCTGTATATCGAGTTGACCGGCGGGCTTGCGTCGAACCCGGAAGGCTTCTTCCTGGAAATCACGACGCAATCGAAGGTTGAGCCGCACGGCGAGTTCAAGCGTCGGCTGACCCGCTATCGCGAGGTCCGCGACGGCACGCTGTCGCTGCCCATCCTGCCGGTGATGTATGAGTTCCCGCGCCCGATGCAAAAGGCGGAAGACTGGCGAAACCCCGAAACATGGGGCTTGGTCAATCCGAACCTGGAGCGGTCGGTCAGCCTGGACTATCTGCGCGACAAGATGGTCGAGGCGGAGCGAGACGGTCCGGACAAGCTGGCAACGTTCGCGTCCCAGCATCTGAACGTCGAGATCGGTCTGGGGCTGCACAGCGAACGATGGGTCGCGGCGGACTATTGGGAGAGCTGCGGCGGCCTGACCTATGACCTTGATGGGCTGATGGCGCGGTCGGACGTCTGCGTCGTGGGCGGCGATCTGGGCGGGGCGGACGATCTGGCGTCGCTGGTCGTCATGGGGCGCGACCGGAAGACGCGGGACAGGTTGGTCTGGGGCTGTGCCTGGGTGCATCCCGACGTCCTGAAGAACCGGCAGGAAATCGCGCCGCGCCTTCTGGACCTGGCAGAGGTCGGGGATCTGATCATCGACGCGGACGTCGATAAGCACGTGGCCGACATGGCCAAAATCTGCATGCGGATCGAGGCGGCGCGCCTGTTTCCGGCGCAGGAAGCGATCGGGCTGGACGACTGGGGTGTCGCGGCCCTGCTGGACCGACTGGACCTGGAGGGGATGCCCGAAGGGCGCGTCGGAGCGGTCGGGCAAGGGTTCAAGTTGAATGGCGCGATCAAGGGCATCGAGCGGCGGACGCTGAACCGCACCCTGCGCCATGCGGATCAGCCGATGATGAAATGGTGCATGGGCAATGCCAAAGCGATTGCACGGGGAAACAACGTCATGATCACCAAGGAGCGCGCGGGCGTGAGCAAGATCGACCCCCTGATCGCGATGTTCAACGCGGCAATTCTGATGGATAAAAACCCCGTCGCCGAAGCGGTGGGCACCATCGACGAATACTTTGCGGCGCTGGCGGCATCCTGA
- a CDS encoding phage portal protein, protein MGVVERFKSLIGLAGTSVVVPSGGNITVNNARATDGDGGVGRAVPAASALGLSAVWACVNLLAGTIASLPFQVQKRGASGVEVLKGHPLHRLLHESPNYDQTALDFWEFIAASLELWGNAYAVVTRDAGRIVAIHPVSPELMEVRRRTDGELEYRWVDHGKQRVVTDREILHVRGFGGDPLGGLSTLHHARGVFGLARAVDRTAAATFKNGMQPSGALVFPEWLSQENRMLAETRMTEKYMGAMNTGRPLILEGGTTWTPLTIKPEDAQMLESRGFSVEEICRFFGVPPFMVGHTEKTTSWGSGIEQQTLGFQKFTLRRRLKRIEQAVAKQLLTDADRAQGIKVQFNIEGLLRGDSAGRASYYQTMTQIGAMTINEVRALEGLPPVPGGDLPRMQSQNVPISQSQEPENEGSA, encoded by the coding sequence ATGGGGGTGGTTGAGCGGTTCAAGTCGCTGATCGGCCTTGCGGGCACATCTGTCGTCGTGCCGAGCGGCGGGAACATCACCGTGAACAATGCCCGCGCCACGGATGGCGATGGGGGGGTCGGGCGGGCGGTGCCCGCCGCCTCGGCCCTGGGCCTTTCGGCGGTCTGGGCCTGTGTCAATCTACTGGCGGGGACGATCGCGTCGCTGCCGTTCCAAGTCCAGAAACGGGGTGCGTCGGGGGTGGAGGTCCTGAAAGGGCACCCGCTGCATCGGCTGCTGCACGAAAGCCCAAATTACGACCAGACCGCCCTGGATTTTTGGGAGTTCATCGCCGCCAGCCTGGAGCTTTGGGGGAACGCCTATGCCGTCGTCACCCGCGACGCGGGAAGGATCGTGGCGATCCACCCCGTTTCGCCGGAACTGATGGAGGTGCGTCGGCGGACGGATGGGGAGCTGGAATATCGTTGGGTCGACCACGGCAAGCAGCGGGTCGTGACGGACCGCGAGATACTGCATGTTCGCGGCTTTGGCGGCGACCCCTTGGGCGGGTTGTCCACGCTGCACCATGCGCGGGGCGTATTTGGTCTTGCGCGCGCGGTAGACCGGACGGCAGCGGCCACGTTCAAGAACGGGATGCAGCCCAGCGGGGCGCTGGTTTTCCCGGAGTGGCTTTCGCAGGAAAACCGGATGCTCGCGGAAACGCGCATGACCGAGAAATACATGGGTGCGATGAACACGGGCCGCCCCCTGATCCTGGAGGGTGGCACGACCTGGACGCCGCTGACGATCAAGCCGGAAGATGCCCAGATGCTGGAAAGCCGCGGTTTTTCCGTCGAGGAAATCTGCCGGTTCTTTGGGGTGCCGCCGTTCATGGTGGGTCACACCGAGAAGACGACCAGCTGGGGCAGCGGAATCGAACAGCAGACCCTGGGCTTTCAAAAATTCACGCTGCGCCGCCGACTGAAGCGGATCGAGCAGGCGGTGGCCAAGCAGCTGTTGACCGACGCGGACCGGGCGCAGGGCATCAAGGTCCAATTCAACATCGAGGGGCTGCTGCGCGGCGACAGTGCCGGGCGCGCATCCTACTATCAGACGATGACGCAGATCGGTGCGATGACCATCAACGAGGTGCGCGCCCTGGAAGGCCTGCCCCCGGTGCCCGGCGGCGATCTGCCCCGGATGCAAAGCCAGAACGTCCCGATTTCGCAATCACAGGAGCCTGAAAATGAAGGCAGTGCTTAA
- a CDS encoding HK97 family phage prohead protease, whose product MKAVLKHAPAIWDVKELSENGEFEGYGSTFGGEPDSHGDIIAPGAYADSLASGKMPKMFWQHDSREPIGRWTEAAEDGKGLLLKGRLNTQVQRGREAYELLKAGDIDGLSIGYRIVEYTRNTDDDTWLLEKLDLIEVSVVSVPANDNATITNIKAARAALELKDRLAAGERLTEREFEQLLKGSLGLSNSQAERAARIHLKGPGDPVAADSELAQLWRAFVA is encoded by the coding sequence ATGAAGGCAGTGCTTAAACATGCCCCGGCGATCTGGGACGTAAAGGAGCTGTCGGAGAACGGCGAGTTCGAGGGCTATGGTTCGACATTCGGCGGGGAGCCGGATTCCCATGGAGACATCATCGCCCCCGGGGCGTACGCCGACAGCCTGGCGTCCGGGAAGATGCCGAAAATGTTCTGGCAGCACGACAGCCGGGAACCGATCGGTCGCTGGACCGAAGCGGCAGAGGACGGCAAGGGCCTGCTGCTCAAAGGTCGTCTTAACACGCAGGTTCAGCGTGGACGGGAGGCCTATGAGCTTTTGAAGGCGGGCGACATCGACGGGCTGTCGATCGGGTATCGCATCGTCGAATACACCCGCAACACGGACGACGACACCTGGCTGCTGGAAAAGCTGGACCTGATCGAAGTGTCGGTCGTGTCGGTGCCCGCGAACGACAACGCGACAATCACCAACATCAAGGCCGCGCGCGCGGCGCTGGAATTGAAGGATCGTCTGGCAGCCGGGGAGCGGCTGACGGAACGGGAATTCGAGCAGTTGCTCAAGGGGAGCTTGGGGCTGTCGAATTCACAGGCGGAGCGTGCCGCGCGCATCCACCTGAAAGGACCGGGGGATCCGGTCGCGGCGGACAGTGAACTGGCGCAGCTTTGGCGCGCCTTTGTGGCCTGA
- a CDS encoding phage major capsid protein, translating to MPQDEPKTAAEIGAELKKSQEIAAKTADQAKELAEDALGRAKKSEQLSAAQKQAADEALTKLNEVVEQVATLGQKMARAQGHEAAAARAKTLGLQFVDSDQGKELLEKGGDFRGKASLHMKATITSATTDAAGSAGDAVDATRLPGIITPPDRRLTIRDLIMPGQMDGSALEYVRETGFTNNAAPVAEGAAKPQSDIQLELVSTSAKVIAHYAKASRQILDDAAMLRTYIDGRLRYGLAYKEELQLLNGDGTGQNLLGIVPQATAFSAAFVPDAANILDTLRLAQLQAVLAEYPATGHVLNPIDWSKLEMLKDNDGNYIIGQPQGNAAPSMWGLPVVATQAMAAGKFLTGAFQLGAQVFDRWQARIEVATENEDDFVKNLVTILCEERLALAVYRPEAFIYGDLAVVAA from the coding sequence ATGCCCCAGGATGAACCGAAAACCGCCGCCGAGATCGGCGCGGAGCTGAAGAAGTCGCAGGAAATCGCCGCGAAGACGGCGGATCAGGCGAAGGAGCTGGCCGAGGATGCCCTTGGCCGGGCCAAGAAGTCGGAGCAGCTGTCCGCCGCGCAGAAGCAGGCGGCGGATGAGGCGCTGACCAAGCTGAACGAAGTCGTGGAGCAGGTCGCGACGCTGGGCCAGAAGATGGCGCGGGCGCAGGGGCATGAAGCCGCTGCGGCGCGCGCGAAAACGCTGGGGCTCCAGTTTGTCGACAGCGATCAGGGCAAGGAGCTGCTGGAAAAAGGCGGTGATTTCCGGGGCAAGGCGTCGCTGCACATGAAGGCCACGATCACCTCGGCCACCACGGATGCGGCCGGATCGGCGGGCGATGCGGTCGATGCGACGCGCCTGCCGGGTATCATCACCCCGCCGGACCGCCGCCTGACGATCCGCGACCTGATCATGCCCGGTCAGATGGACGGATCGGCGCTGGAATATGTGCGCGAAACCGGGTTCACGAACAATGCCGCCCCGGTGGCGGAGGGGGCCGCAAAGCCCCAGTCCGACATCCAGCTGGAGCTGGTCAGCACCTCGGCCAAGGTCATCGCGCATTATGCCAAGGCGTCGCGGCAGATCCTGGACGATGCGGCGATGCTGCGCACCTATATCGATGGCCGCCTGCGCTATGGTCTGGCCTACAAGGAGGAGCTGCAGCTGCTCAACGGGGACGGCACGGGGCAAAATCTGTTGGGGATCGTGCCGCAGGCTACCGCCTTCAGCGCGGCCTTCGTGCCGGACGCTGCCAATATCCTGGACACCCTGCGCCTGGCGCAGTTGCAGGCGGTGCTGGCGGAATACCCCGCGACGGGCCACGTCCTGAACCCCATCGACTGGTCCAAGCTGGAAATGCTGAAGGACAACGACGGCAACTACATCATCGGACAGCCGCAAGGCAATGCAGCGCCGAGCATGTGGGGCCTGCCTGTCGTGGCTACGCAGGCCATGGCGGCAGGCAAATTCCTGACCGGCGCGTTCCAGCTGGGTGCGCAGGTGTTCGACCGCTGGCAGGCGCGCATCGAAGTGGCCACGGAAAACGAAGACGATTTCGTCAAGAACCTGGTGACGATCCTGTGTGAAGAGCGGCTGGCCCTGGCGGTCTACCGCCCGGAAGCCTTCATTTACGGTGACTTGGCGGTTGTGGCCGCCTGA